One genomic region from Thermoleptolyngbya sichuanensis A183 encodes:
- a CDS encoding S-layer homology domain-containing protein, producing the protein MLRGKQIAIGLLISTVLPLAACSAEFQRRLAPDPALINGPGQESGLASPPASPEATPSPNAPESPGAIAPPASPSESPATSPSPRPAANWRPGQPSATTSSPGTLRTAPQRFTDLAQAPADLQPYITDLAELGVLQITPAASEFKPGQPITRREFARWLMAANNEIFANQPANKIRPASPSETPAFQDVPSSDPDFAAIQGLASAGLVPSPLSGNSTIVTFRPDAPLTREDLILWKTPLDLRRSLPNATLEAVQQTWGFQDAASIDPRAQRAVLADFQNADLSNIRRAFGYTTLFQPKKPVTRAEAAAVLWFFGTQGNGLSAREAGQQATEPTSSQTAEQVGGQ; encoded by the coding sequence GTGCTGAGGGGAAAACAAATCGCCATCGGGCTGCTAATTAGCACGGTGCTGCCGCTGGCGGCTTGCAGCGCCGAGTTTCAGCGTCGCCTTGCGCCTGATCCAGCGCTGATCAATGGCCCAGGGCAGGAATCGGGGCTGGCCAGTCCGCCTGCTTCGCCGGAGGCCACGCCCTCGCCTAATGCGCCAGAATCTCCAGGGGCGATCGCCCCGCCTGCCTCCCCGTCCGAATCGCCCGCCACCTCGCCATCGCCCCGCCCCGCCGCAAACTGGCGACCCGGCCAGCCCAGCGCAACGACCAGTAGCCCAGGCACACTCCGCACCGCGCCCCAGCGCTTCACCGACCTAGCCCAAGCCCCAGCCGATTTGCAGCCTTACATTACCGACCTGGCAGAGTTGGGCGTTCTCCAGATCACCCCTGCTGCGTCCGAGTTCAAGCCCGGTCAGCCCATCACTCGCCGCGAGTTTGCCCGCTGGCTGATGGCCGCCAACAACGAAATTTTTGCGAACCAGCCCGCCAACAAAATTCGCCCCGCGTCTCCCTCAGAAACACCCGCCTTCCAGGACGTGCCCAGCAGCGATCCAGATTTCGCCGCAATTCAAGGGTTAGCCAGTGCTGGCCTCGTGCCCAGCCCGCTATCGGGCAACAGCACCATCGTCACCTTTCGCCCCGACGCGCCCCTCACCCGCGAAGACCTGATTTTGTGGAAAACACCGCTGGATCTGCGCCGTTCGCTGCCCAACGCCACCCTAGAAGCCGTGCAGCAAACCTGGGGCTTTCAGGATGCCGCCAGCATCGATCCCCGGGCCCAGCGGGCGGTGCTGGCCGATTTCCAAAACGCCGATTTGTCGAACATCCGTCGCGCCTTTGGCTATACCACCCTGTTTCAGCCCAAAAAGCCCGTGACGCGGGCAGAAGCGGCGGCCGTCCTCTGGTTCTTTGGCACCCAGGGGAACGGGCTGTCGGCCCGGGAAGCCGGACAGCAGGCAACCGAACCCACCAGCAGCCAGACTGCTGAACAAGTCGGGGGACAGTAG
- a CDS encoding ABC transporter permease, whose product MVALSEQLVLQPSALWRSAWRRFRRSWTAMLGLGLLSLLGLAVLVGPWVYPVSATAIDFGRAAAPPSLAHLFGTNDLGQDQLARVLVGGRISLAVGVAAMALSIGLGVGIGAIAGFYGGLLDTLLMRLTDLFLALPQLPLLLLVVYLFRSAARAIAGPEWGIFLLVVCVIGGLNWMSTARLVRAGFLSLRNRDFIAAARAMGARPGHLIWHHLLPNVLSPVIVSATLAIATAILTESTLSFLGLGFPPDVPTWGRMLFDAYNRIETAPHIAVFPGLMIFLTVLSINYIGDGLQDALDPRREA is encoded by the coding sequence ATGGTCGCCCTATCGGAACAGCTTGTATTGCAGCCGTCTGCTCTGTGGCGATCCGCATGGCGGCGATTTCGGCGAAGCTGGACGGCGATGCTGGGGCTGGGGCTGCTGAGCCTGCTGGGACTGGCGGTGCTGGTGGGGCCATGGGTCTATCCCGTCTCGGCAACAGCGATTGACTTTGGACGAGCGGCGGCTCCGCCCAGCCTGGCTCACCTCTTTGGCACCAACGATCTGGGTCAGGATCAACTGGCGCGAGTGCTGGTGGGTGGCCGCATTTCTCTGGCGGTGGGCGTGGCAGCAATGGCGCTGAGCATTGGGCTGGGCGTGGGCATTGGGGCGATCGCCGGGTTCTATGGCGGACTCCTCGACACGCTGCTGATGCGCCTCACCGACCTGTTTCTGGCGCTGCCCCAACTGCCCCTGCTGCTGCTGGTCGTCTACCTGTTTCGCAGCGCCGCACGGGCGATCGCCGGCCCAGAGTGGGGCATCTTCCTCCTCGTCGTCTGCGTCATTGGTGGGCTGAACTGGATGAGTACCGCGCGGCTGGTGCGGGCCGGGTTCCTCTCCTTGCGAAACCGCGACTTTATCGCCGCAGCGCGGGCAATGGGGGCGCGTCCGGGCCATCTCATCTGGCATCATCTGCTGCCCAACGTGCTGAGTCCGGTGATTGTGTCGGCTACGCTGGCGATCGCCACTGCCATCCTCACCGAATCGACCCTCAGCTTTTTGGGACTTGGCTTTCCGCCCGACGTGCCTACCTGGGGGCGAATGCTGTTCGATGCCTACAACCGCATCGAAACCGCCCCCCACATTGCCGTCTTTCCAGGTCTGATGATTTTCCTCACCGTCCTCAGCATCAACTACATCGGCGACGGCTTGCAGGATGCGCTCGATCCGCGCCGGGAAGCATGA
- a CDS encoding LCP family protein, which yields MATVSAGAGALLAMTLASTPLLQSRLSPEESKVFGQGEIATGLNFRLPRLTRPVNIMVLGIKVLSSDVDNPPPEVRDLGYHALVNSFDGLSDTMLMLRFNPETGKLVVLSVPRDTRTRVAGLGVTKLNEANAYGGPALAAQSISNLLGGVPVDRYVRINVQGVEKLIDALGGVTVYIPKDMKYTDHSQHLYIDLKQGEQHLNGEQALQFLRFRYDAYGDIGRVQRQQMLMRALVEQTLSPATLTRIPQILSVIQENVDTNLTVEELVALVGFAAQLKRADLQMLMLPGEFSGAGDYEASYWLPSYSRIQEMSSQYFGLNPASSESVADPYAEPGVDSVPAETDYGIEIAIQDSTGNLAAAEQLMFALREAGFYNVYIDENWSEPLRETRIIAQGGDLAKAEAVRRSLGLGEVRVEGTGNLQSDVTVQVGTDWRVE from the coding sequence GTGGCAACCGTTTCCGCGGGGGCAGGAGCGCTGCTTGCTATGACGCTGGCCAGCACACCGCTATTGCAAAGCAGGCTTTCGCCAGAAGAGTCCAAGGTTTTTGGTCAGGGGGAAATCGCGACCGGCCTAAACTTTCGCCTGCCCCGGCTGACCCGCCCCGTCAATATCATGGTGCTGGGAATTAAGGTGCTGAGTTCTGATGTGGACAACCCGCCGCCCGAAGTTCGCGATCTGGGCTATCACGCACTGGTCAACTCCTTCGATGGGCTATCCGACACCATGCTGATGCTGCGGTTTAACCCCGAAACGGGCAAACTCGTGGTGCTATCGGTGCCGCGAGACACACGCACCCGCGTCGCTGGGCTGGGCGTAACCAAGCTGAACGAAGCCAATGCTTACGGCGGCCCGGCGTTGGCGGCTCAGTCAATTAGCAATTTACTAGGGGGTGTGCCCGTTGATCGGTATGTGCGGATCAATGTGCAGGGGGTCGAAAAGCTGATTGATGCGCTGGGCGGCGTGACGGTCTACATACCTAAGGACATGAAATATACCGATCATTCCCAGCATCTCTATATCGACCTGAAGCAGGGCGAACAGCACCTCAACGGCGAACAGGCGCTGCAATTTCTGCGGTTCCGCTACGATGCCTACGGCGATATTGGGCGGGTGCAGCGGCAGCAAATGCTGATGCGGGCGCTGGTCGAGCAGACCCTCAGTCCGGCCACACTCACGCGCATTCCACAAATCCTGTCAGTGATTCAGGAAAATGTCGATACTAACCTGACGGTTGAGGAACTAGTGGCGCTAGTGGGCTTTGCAGCGCAGCTCAAGCGGGCCGACTTGCAGATGCTGATGCTGCCAGGAGAGTTTAGCGGGGCGGGCGACTATGAAGCCAGCTATTGGCTGCCGAGTTACTCTCGCATTCAGGAGATGAGCAGCCAATACTTTGGACTCAATCCAGCCTCAAGCGAATCGGTTGCCGATCCATACGCCGAGCCAGGGGTCGATTCGGTTCCCGCAGAAACAGACTATGGCATTGAGATCGCGATTCAAGACTCCACAGGTAACCTTGCGGCGGCCGAGCAACTGATGTTCGCGCTGCGAGAGGCTGGGTTTTATAACGTTTACATTGACGAAAACTGGAGCGAACCCCTGCGCGAAACCCGCATTATTGCCCAGGGCGGCGACCTTGCAAAAGCTGAGGCGGTGCGGCGATCGCTCGGACTTGGCGAAGTGCGTGTCGAAGGAACTGGCAACCTGCAATCGGACGTGACGGTTCAGGTGGGCACAGATTGGCGGGTGGAGTAG
- a CDS encoding NAD-binding protein codes for MGSSPRVDRFLVCGLGSLGQYCVYHLQRFATEGTVVSVTAIDRQRPEEWEVENLTDLLAEDLLIGDCRDEPVLLKAGVQQCRAALIVTSNETVNIEAAIAIRRLNPDVRLVVRSSRQSLNELLKLRLGNFNAYDPMEMPAFAFAMAGLQVGLLGSFNIGDTRLQVVEQTVQPRDPRFDDARAVAQHKKSYRLLSHRPQAEIPALPNRAFYHWQIDTRIRAGDTIAYIEIADAPDYTQHQAGGDWRSRWQAGLQAVLKEQPLQWVQRVRAWMQANRTRPLIAMGLITALVLWVLGATMLKMTVPELTWTKAIASGAVLLLGGYGDVFGGLENDPVPGWVYFVSLLITIISLLFVLGVVGIIADNLLSARFSFLQRRSPMPKQGHVVMVGLGRVGQQVATWLQTFRQPFVVLTDVADNLALFPKIPIIVGNPIQQIRHANIETAKSLVVVTDDQILNLEVALTARELTRQQKQSLQLVIRSYNQRFSASLAALIPNARVMAVSALAAEAFVGSAFGENILSLFRLNEQTILVTEFLVEAGDTLVGKLLSQVSYGYGVVPIFYERNSERRTLDSSDSLMPSETWMLKAGDRLIVLSTIDGLRRIERGQMRPPRTWRLSMGKPLNRGNLSEIGTTLHRISGLNLNTANAFAQNLPGTIYLQLYDYPAHHLLAELRKLAPDVTLVALEEGEKK; via the coding sequence ATGGGTTCCTCGCCGCGCGTAGATCGCTTTTTGGTCTGCGGGCTAGGTAGCCTGGGGCAATATTGCGTCTATCACTTGCAGCGGTTTGCGACCGAGGGGACAGTGGTCTCTGTTACCGCAATCGACCGACAGCGCCCAGAAGAATGGGAGGTCGAAAATCTGACCGATTTGCTGGCGGAGGATCTGCTGATTGGTGATTGTCGGGATGAACCCGTGCTGCTGAAGGCGGGGGTGCAGCAGTGCCGTGCGGCGCTAATTGTCACAAGTAACGAAACGGTGAATATCGAAGCGGCGATCGCCATTCGTCGGCTCAATCCAGACGTGCGCCTTGTGGTGCGCTCGTCTCGCCAAAGCCTCAACGAACTGCTCAAGCTGCGGCTCGGCAACTTCAACGCCTACGACCCGATGGAGATGCCTGCTTTTGCTTTTGCGATGGCAGGGCTACAGGTGGGGCTACTGGGCAGCTTCAACATTGGGGACACGCGCTTGCAGGTGGTGGAACAAACTGTGCAGCCCCGCGATCCGCGGTTTGATGATGCGCGTGCGGTGGCTCAGCACAAAAAATCCTACCGACTGCTCAGCCACCGCCCCCAGGCAGAAATCCCTGCCTTGCCAAACCGGGCGTTTTATCACTGGCAGATAGACACCCGCATTCGGGCGGGCGACACCATTGCCTACATAGAAATCGCAGACGCGCCGGATTATACCCAGCATCAGGCAGGCGGCGACTGGCGATCGCGCTGGCAGGCTGGACTGCAAGCCGTGCTGAAAGAGCAGCCATTGCAGTGGGTTCAGCGAGTGCGGGCGTGGATGCAGGCCAATCGAACTCGTCCACTCATCGCGATGGGTCTGATCACGGCACTGGTGCTGTGGGTGCTAGGGGCGACCATGCTCAAGATGACGGTGCCAGAGCTAACCTGGACAAAGGCGATCGCCTCTGGTGCAGTGCTGCTGCTAGGGGGCTATGGCGACGTATTTGGCGGGTTAGAGAACGACCCCGTTCCCGGCTGGGTTTATTTTGTCAGCCTGCTGATCACGATCATCAGCTTGCTGTTTGTGTTGGGCGTGGTGGGTATTATTGCGGATAACTTGCTCAGCGCCCGATTTAGCTTCCTCCAGCGGCGGTCGCCGATGCCCAAACAGGGGCATGTGGTGATGGTTGGGCTTGGGCGCGTTGGCCAGCAGGTAGCAACCTGGCTTCAGACGTTTCGCCAGCCCTTTGTTGTGTTGACAGATGTGGCGGACAACCTGGCGCTGTTTCCCAAAATCCCGATCATCGTGGGGAATCCGATTCAACAGATCCGCCACGCCAATATTGAAACCGCCAAAAGCCTAGTCGTCGTCACGGACGACCAAATCTTAAATCTGGAGGTGGCGCTTACGGCGCGAGAGCTGACCCGCCAGCAAAAGCAGTCGTTGCAATTGGTGATTCGTTCCTATAACCAGCGGTTTAGCGCCAGTCTGGCCGCGCTGATTCCCAACGCTCGCGTGATGGCTGTGTCGGCCTTGGCCGCCGAAGCGTTTGTGGGTTCGGCCTTTGGCGAAAATATCCTGAGCCTGTTTCGGCTGAATGAACAGACGATCTTGGTGACGGAATTTTTGGTAGAAGCGGGCGATACGCTGGTGGGCAAGCTGCTTTCGCAGGTGTCCTATGGCTATGGTGTGGTGCCGATTTTCTATGAACGCAACAGCGAGCGGCGGACGCTCGACAGCAGCGACAGCCTGATGCCGTCGGAAACCTGGATGCTGAAAGCGGGCGATCGCCTCATTGTCCTGTCCACCATCGACGGACTGCGGCGCATTGAGCGTGGGCAGATGCGTCCCCCCCGAACTTGGCGACTCAGCATGGGCAAGCCCCTGAATCGGGGCAATCTCAGCGAGATTGGCACCACCCTGCACCGCATCTCCGGGCTAAACCTCAACACCGCCAACGCTTTTGCCCAAAACTTGCCCGGCACGATCTATTTGCAGCTTTACGACTATCCAGCCCATCACCTGCTAGCAGAACTGCGGAAGCTTGCGCCGGACGTAACGCTAGTGGCGCTTGAAGAGGGAGAGAAGAAGTAG
- a CDS encoding UPF0175 family protein, translated as MSVELTIPDSVLKSMRLPEQHLEQALLKELAIALYAQEMLSFAKAAELAGMESSEFSQVVGERGVSPRCSRVIMDGESVFVCSD; from the coding sequence ATGAGTGTTGAACTGACGATTCCAGATTCTGTTCTCAAGTCGATGCGGTTGCCGGAGCAGCATCTTGAACAGGCGCTGCTCAAAGAGTTGGCGATCGCCCTCTACGCGCAAGAAATGCTGTCCTTTGCCAAGGCGGCAGAACTCGCCGGAATGGAGAGCAGCGAATTTAGCCAGGTGGTGGGTGAGCGCGGCGTTAGCCCCCGGTGCAGCCGCGTCATTATGGATGGCGAGAGCGTCTTTGTGTGCAGCGACTAA
- a CDS encoding peptidoglycan-binding domain-containing protein, whose translation MDATPKFAHSPNDDRIDLSCLYPWSQGPLVAHLQELLGACGYQLRTDGDFGWITEAAVRDFQRRNGLRVDGIVGDRTWALLLSKVKPGARTMRLGYCGSDVRELQGLLQVYGYRVRRTDCFDRDTQDAVLAFQRSHHLEATGEVTPITWAVMCDGKTGQPPPARSKWLLERGRWR comes from the coding sequence ATGGACGCGACACCAAAGTTTGCACATTCTCCTAATGACGACCGCATCGATCTGAGTTGTCTCTATCCTTGGAGTCAGGGGCCGCTGGTTGCCCACTTGCAGGAGCTTTTGGGTGCCTGTGGCTATCAGCTGAGGACGGATGGGGATTTTGGCTGGATTACAGAGGCGGCGGTGCGTGATTTTCAGCGGCGCAATGGCTTACGGGTAGATGGCATTGTGGGCGATCGCACTTGGGCGCTTTTGCTCTCGAAGGTAAAGCCAGGGGCGCGAACGATGCGGCTGGGTTACTGTGGGTCAGACGTAAGGGAACTGCAAGGGCTGTTGCAGGTTTATGGCTATCGGGTTCGTCGCACAGACTGCTTCGACCGTGACACCCAGGATGCAGTGTTGGCGTTTCAGCGATCGCACCATCTGGAGGCAACGGGGGAGGTGACACCGATTACATGGGCAGTGATGTGTGATGGCAAAACTGGGCAGCCGCCACCTGCTCGGAGCAAGTGGCTTTTGGAGCGGGGGCGGTGGCGATAG
- a CDS encoding phosphoketolase family protein gives MVASSERPTVETSISSFGLARSTVQGTPLSPDELWKMHAFWRAANYLALGMIYLRDNPLLREPLKDEHIKQRLLGHWGSSPGIAFLYTHLNRIIKKFDQDMLFMVGPGHGAPGFLGPCYLEGTYSHYFSHCTEDVEGMKRFFKQFSFPGGVGSHCTPETPGSIHEGGELGYSISHAFGAAFDNPDLIVVTMPGDGEAETGPLATSWHSNKFLNPIRDGAVLPVLHLNGYKINNPTILARISHEELESLFRGYGWTPYFVEGSEPESMHQALAATLDHCVSEIKRIQHEARSSGVATRPRWPMIVLRTPKGWTCPGEIDGHKVEGFWRSHQVPMGSMHGNEEHKRIFEEWMRSYKPEELFDENGKVFPYIREVAPEGNKRLGSTPYANGGLLRRELNMPDFRQYGIPVDRPGVVEAENTRPLGVFLRDVMKNNMNNFRIFGPDENTSNKLNAVYDVSKKFWIAEFLPEDLDGGELSPDGRVMEILSEHTLEGWLEGYLLTGRHGFFSTYESFAHVIDSMVGQHAKWLEICRHINWREEVSSLNLLITSTVWRQDHNGFTHQDPGFLDVILNKSPEVVRIYLPPDVNSLLSVANHCLQSEDYVNVIVSDKQMHLQYHDMDAAVRNCTKGIDIWEWASTDAGEEPDVVLATAGDIPTKESLAASVMLREAFPDLKIRFVNVIDLFKLTPATEHPHGLSDSDFDSLFTTDKPIIFNFHGYPWLIHRLTYRRTNHENLHVRGYKEKGNINTPLELAICNQIDRFSIAIDVIDRVPKLKNAGAHTKEQLKDEQIACRNYAFEHGIDRPDIVNWKWPY, from the coding sequence ATGGTAGCTTCCTCCGAAAGACCGACCGTCGAAACCTCAATTAGCAGCTTTGGCCTAGCCCGCTCTACGGTGCAGGGCACTCCCCTCAGCCCTGATGAGCTGTGGAAGATGCACGCCTTTTGGCGAGCCGCAAACTACTTGGCGCTGGGCATGATTTACCTGCGCGATAACCCACTCCTCCGGGAACCCCTCAAGGACGAACATATCAAGCAGCGCCTTTTGGGTCACTGGGGATCTAGCCCTGGCATCGCGTTTCTCTACACCCACCTCAACCGCATCATCAAGAAGTTTGACCAAGATATGCTGTTCATGGTCGGGCCCGGTCATGGCGCACCTGGCTTCCTTGGTCCCTGCTATCTGGAAGGCACCTATTCCCACTACTTCAGCCATTGCACCGAAGATGTCGAAGGAATGAAGCGCTTCTTCAAGCAGTTTTCCTTCCCCGGCGGCGTCGGCAGCCACTGCACTCCCGAAACACCCGGCTCCATCCATGAAGGCGGCGAACTGGGCTACAGCATTTCTCACGCTTTTGGCGCAGCTTTCGACAATCCAGACCTGATTGTGGTGACGATGCCTGGAGATGGTGAAGCTGAAACCGGCCCCCTGGCAACCTCCTGGCATTCCAACAAGTTCCTCAATCCGATCCGCGATGGCGCAGTGCTGCCCGTGCTGCACCTGAACGGCTACAAGATTAACAACCCGACCATCCTGGCGCGGATTAGCCACGAAGAGCTAGAGTCGCTGTTCCGGGGCTATGGCTGGACTCCTTACTTCGTCGAAGGCTCTGAGCCAGAATCTATGCACCAGGCGCTAGCGGCTACGCTGGATCATTGCGTGTCTGAAATTAAGCGGATTCAGCACGAGGCCCGCAGTAGTGGCGTTGCAACTCGCCCCCGCTGGCCGATGATCGTGCTGCGAACCCCCAAGGGCTGGACTTGTCCTGGCGAGATCGATGGGCACAAGGTCGAAGGCTTCTGGCGATCGCACCAAGTTCCGATGGGTTCTATGCACGGCAATGAAGAACACAAGCGCATCTTCGAGGAATGGATGCGGAGCTACAAGCCGGAAGAACTCTTTGATGAAAACGGCAAGGTCTTCCCCTACATCCGTGAGGTCGCGCCTGAAGGCAATAAGCGCCTTGGCTCGACTCCCTACGCCAACGGCGGTCTGCTGCGGCGTGAGTTAAATATGCCCGACTTCCGTCAGTACGGCATTCCGGTCGATCGCCCCGGTGTGGTCGAAGCCGAAAACACTCGTCCGCTAGGCGTGTTCCTGCGAGACGTGATGAAAAACAACATGAATAACTTCCGCATCTTTGGCCCCGACGAGAACACATCCAACAAGCTGAACGCGGTCTACGATGTCAGCAAAAAATTCTGGATTGCAGAATTCTTGCCTGAGGATTTGGATGGCGGTGAGCTATCCCCTGACGGTCGGGTGATGGAAATCCTCAGTGAACACACCCTGGAGGGTTGGCTGGAAGGCTACTTGCTCACAGGTCGCCACGGCTTTTTCTCTACCTATGAGTCCTTTGCCCACGTCATCGACTCGATGGTGGGTCAACACGCCAAGTGGCTGGAAATCTGCCGCCACATTAACTGGCGTGAAGAGGTGTCATCGCTCAATCTACTCATCACCTCCACAGTCTGGCGGCAAGACCACAACGGCTTCACTCACCAAGATCCGGGATTCTTGGACGTGATTCTAAACAAGAGTCCAGAAGTGGTGCGAATCTACCTGCCGCCGGATGTCAACTCGCTGCTGTCAGTAGCAAATCACTGCCTGCAAAGCGAGGACTATGTGAACGTCATCGTATCCGACAAGCAAATGCACTTGCAGTATCACGACATGGATGCTGCTGTTCGCAATTGCACCAAGGGCATTGATATCTGGGAGTGGGCTAGCACCGATGCGGGCGAAGAGCCGGACGTGGTGCTGGCGACGGCGGGCGATATTCCCACGAAAGAGTCTCTGGCCGCCTCGGTCATGCTGCGGGAAGCGTTCCCAGACTTGAAGATCCGCTTTGTCAATGTGATTGACCTGTTCAAGCTGACCCCTGCCACGGAGCATCCCCACGGGCTAAGCGACAGCGACTTTGACAGCTTGTTCACAACGGATAAGCCGATTATCTTCAACTTCCACGGCTACCCCTGGCTAATTCACCGCCTCACCTACCGCCGCACCAACCATGAAAACCTGCATGTGCGCGGCTACAAGGAGAAGGGCAATATCAACACGCCGCTGGAACTGGCGATTTGCAACCAGATTGACCGCTTTAGTATCGCAATTGATGTGATTGACCGAGTACCCAAGCTGAAGAATGCAGGGGCCCATACTAAGGAGCAACTCAAGGATGAGCAAATTGCCTGCCGCAACTATGCGTTTGAGCATGGGATTGACCGTCCCGATATTGTGAACTGGAAGTGGCCTTACTAG